The Mycobacterium paragordonae DNA segment CCCACAGCACAAAACCACTCAACGGGAACAAGCCGCACCGCTAAGAAGCTTTACACCGTGTTACGTTGCCAGCCAACGCAATTGCAACCGATGCAGTCTGGTTGCCCTGGACACGGACGCGCTGCTTCCTGCCGGCGGAACCTAATCTGAACCGGCTCTCAGCACGTCACGGATCGCCCCAACAATGACATCGGGGCGTTCGACCGGCAGCCACGAGTGGCTTGTGCCGTCCGCGAATATCAGTTCGCCTCTGGGAAACCGTTTGACCAGAGCACGATTGGCGGCGTCCATTTTCACAAACGCGGCGCGCCGACGGGTCGGCGACCGCGGCACAATTATCCGCACCGGCACATCCGGCAACGGCATACGTTCGAGTGCTCCCTTCATTTCCCGCAGATAGCGAGCATGACGCGGCACAAGCCGTGCGGTCTGCAATCCCGCCCAAGGATGATTGTCGAGATAGCGGTACAGCCAGCGCAGATTCGACTTCGTGACATCGTTGGGAGCCAGATGTCGCACCAACCGTCGGCCGATGCCTGTACTGAAAAGCCTTAGCAGTTGGGCAGTCCCCATGACGAAAAGCCCTCCGGCCCCCATCGCCATCCCCAGCAACTCAAGCAGTCGAGATTCTGTGACCGG contains these protein-coding regions:
- a CDS encoding alpha/beta fold hydrolase; amino-acid sequence: MKVTTGDMPLNESGKKLPTQTTTPVYLGDRVIRTRVLGQGPTVVLEAGGAGEATTDAFGGSLEQWVASFATVLTYDRAGSGGSDGPPRRSVAEMADDLDAVIQQLHCVTPAVVVGWSSGGLVAQMFALRHPEKVAGLVLLDPSAPVTESRLLELLGMAMGAGGLFVMGTAQLLRLFSTGIGRRLVRHLAPNDVTKSNLRWLYRYLDNHPWAGLQTARLVPRHARYLREMKGALERMPLPDVPVRIIVPRSPTRRRAAFVKMDAANRALVKRFPRGELIFADGTSHSWLPVERPDVIVGAIRDVLRAGSD